Proteins encoded by one window of Halobaculum halobium:
- a CDS encoding ABC transporter substrate-binding protein yields MSDNQSGSTRRRFLQGTGVAAVSAGLAGCSGNGGDGTETSGDDDETPTPDQTPTQVDDTGDIPTGGIFDFGMGTSPNTLNVLASSSAYVGVITDRIYESGAAIDPVNFEMHPNVFTDWDYEVLDETGEDDRPNVEVYFDVRTDGLTWNDGEEFTVDDVIFSYNYMLEQVPGGYAASLNPIVSVEEHDGDWDCVMTLNQPNGTFAYDQLGLPILPEHIWSDVDDYQTYEPADTDFGPVGLGPGVVTQYDPDTSVEVSFAEREGEYNLSELSWREEVPGVIAGGPFIDAMRIRVYSSQSALHQALFEGDIDSLYEGVRTSRISDAQDDENINLLDGFDTGYGHYSFNLRNTPLDDLTFRQVLGFAFDDVLWTQQLQRGYAQQGDFVMPPGYTAVRPETGSDQELLDGPSTQAFSFRQSSPSVPDVENIRAFLTEGQVITGEGGTYVGQEYPGSLTGVTASQTETKHDYSFGPVESDVLANSDQDPDQEIRVNGETITEINDGPITMLMSPAQEAPQSAQMIQDWIGSLQQIGIPIDREVVSFNTRVTRAYGSEEFDAFSMGWVNLSPFATNTLYSLFHSDNADDHSVAETEGDDENTSSLLNNAMGYGLFEDASADDLIDEARTTLDSEGRNQTSREAVERIYLDFPTMVVDYGVPKWPISTEWSGAIENIPGPGSTYLGTQIMQIHQSE; encoded by the coding sequence ATGTCAGACAACCAGTCCGGTTCCACCCGGCGTCGGTTCCTGCAGGGAACTGGCGTCGCGGCGGTCTCCGCTGGCCTCGCCGGTTGCTCAGGCAACGGCGGCGACGGCACCGAAACGTCCGGCGACGACGACGAGACGCCGACACCAGATCAGACGCCGACCCAGGTGGACGACACCGGGGACATCCCGACCGGCGGGATCTTCGACTTCGGCATGGGAACCTCCCCCAACACGCTGAACGTCCTCGCGAGTTCCTCCGCGTACGTCGGCGTCATCACCGACCGTATCTACGAGTCCGGTGCGGCGATCGACCCGGTCAACTTCGAGATGCACCCGAACGTCTTCACCGACTGGGACTACGAGGTGCTCGACGAGACCGGCGAGGACGACCGCCCGAACGTCGAGGTCTACTTCGACGTCCGCACGGACGGCCTCACCTGGAACGACGGCGAGGAGTTCACCGTCGACGACGTGATCTTCTCGTACAACTACATGCTGGAGCAGGTTCCCGGCGGCTACGCGGCGTCGCTCAACCCCATCGTCAGCGTCGAAGAGCACGACGGCGACTGGGACTGCGTGATGACGCTGAACCAGCCGAACGGGACGTTCGCGTACGACCAGCTCGGCCTGCCGATCCTCCCGGAGCACATCTGGAGCGACGTCGACGACTACCAGACGTATGAGCCGGCCGACACCGACTTCGGTCCCGTGGGACTCGGTCCGGGCGTCGTCACGCAGTACGACCCCGACACGTCCGTCGAGGTCTCCTTCGCCGAGCGCGAGGGCGAGTACAACCTCTCGGAGCTGAGCTGGCGCGAGGAGGTCCCCGGCGTTATCGCCGGCGGCCCCTTCATCGACGCCATGCGGATCCGCGTGTACTCCTCGCAGTCCGCGCTCCACCAGGCGCTGTTCGAGGGCGACATCGACTCGCTGTACGAGGGTGTCCGCACCTCCCGTATCTCGGACGCGCAGGACGACGAGAACATCAACCTGCTCGACGGCTTCGACACTGGCTACGGCCACTACTCGTTCAACCTCCGCAACACGCCGCTCGACGACCTGACGTTCCGGCAGGTGCTCGGGTTCGCGTTCGACGACGTACTGTGGACCCAACAGCTCCAGCGCGGCTACGCCCAGCAGGGTGACTTCGTCATGCCGCCCGGCTACACGGCCGTCCGCCCGGAGACCGGGTCGGACCAGGAACTGCTCGACGGGCCGTCGACGCAGGCGTTCTCCTTCCGCCAGTCGAGTCCCAGCGTCCCGGACGTGGAGAACATCCGCGCGTTCCTCACCGAGGGACAGGTCATCACCGGCGAGGGCGGAACGTACGTCGGGCAGGAGTACCCCGGCAGCCTCACCGGCGTCACCGCGAGCCAGACGGAGACGAAGCACGACTACAGCTTCGGTCCCGTCGAATCCGACGTGCTCGCCAACTCCGACCAGGACCCGGATCAGGAGATCCGCGTCAACGGAGAGACGATCACCGAGATCAACGACGGCCCGATCACGATGCTGATGTCTCCGGCACAGGAGGCGCCTCAGTCGGCCCAGATGATCCAAGACTGGATCGGCTCGCTCCAGCAGATCGGGATCCCGATCGACCGCGAGGTCGTTTCGTTCAACACCCGCGTCACGCGGGCGTACGGCTCCGAGGAGTTCGACGCGTTCAGCATGGGCTGGGTGAACCTCTCGCCGTTCGCGACGAACACGCTGTACAGCCTGTTCCACTCCGACAACGCCGACGACCACTCGGTCGCGGAGACCGAGGGTGACGACGAGAACACCTCAAGCCTGCTCAACAACGCGATGGGCTACGGCCTGTTCGAGGACGCCAGCGCCGACGACCTCATCGACGAGGCGCGTACCACGCTCGACTCCGAGGGGCGCAACCAGACCTCCCGGGAGGCCGTCGAGCGCATCTACCTCGACTTCCCGACGATGGTCGTCGACTACGGCGTGCCGAAGTGGCCGATCTCGACCGAGTGGTCGGGCGCCATCGAGAACATCCCGGGTCCGGGCTCGACGTATCTCGGAACCCAGATCATGCAGATCCACCAGAGCGAGTAA